The Oleispira antarctica RB-8 genome contains the following window.
CTTGTTCGATAATGGCTTGGATTTTGTTGACGAGATCATCTTGATGCGGTTTGGCGATGCGCATTAATGAATAAGACAGTTGGCTATCACGGCGATAATCAATCACAAACGCTTTCGCTGTTTGCATGGCGGTTTCAAAATCAATACTGCGTTCAATAATATGCAAACCTAAATCAAACCATGCAATCCCTCCGCCTGCGCAGAATATATTTTCATCGCGAGTAATCAGTTGGTCAGCTTGCAAGTTTATTTGAGGAAAACGTTGCTTAAATTCAGTTTCAAAGCCCCAGTGTGTGGTCGCGGCTTTACCATCTAATATACCCGCTTCAGCTAACAAAAAATTTCCGGTGCAATTACCGGCAATGGTCCAGCCCGATTGATGTGCTTTTTTTAATAGTTGTATCAGCTCTGGATTATTATCCAGCGTCTGTTGAATAGGCCCGCCGATGGTGGGGACGACTAATATGTTTGATTCTAAGCTATCGGAGGTATTGTGATCTAAAGTATTTTCTAAATCATCGAAGCTACAGTGTGGCGCCAGTTTTAAATTATTAATGCAGTGAATATTTTGACCGTGATTGCTGGCCAATTGAACATTGAAAGCCACGGCGGTTTCTTGATGCTGAATGCGATTCCAAGTAACCCCAGCTAACGCAAAAAGATCAACGATGCCAGTGATGGCGGATGCAAGCGCTTGATCAAAGCCTAATACATAAATATTTATCATAATTTGGGTTTTCTTACTC
Protein-coding sequences here:
- a CDS encoding Transcriptional regulator, AraC type, translated to MINIYVLGFDQALASAITGIVDLFALAGVTWNRIQHQETAVAFNVQLASNHGQNIHCINNLKLAPHCSFDDLENTLDHNTSDSLESNILVVPTIGGPIQQTLDNNPELIQLLKKAHQSGWTIAGNCTGNFLLAEAGILDGKAATTHWGFETEFKQRFPQINLQADQLITRDENIFCAGGGIAWFDLGLHIIERSIDFETAMQTAKAFVIDYRRDSQLSYSLMRIAKPHQDDLVNKIQAIIEQDCTLSLSIEDLATQYNVSQRTLIRKFNSALGMPPNTYLQSVRIERARKMLEESDFNVDTVMNKIGYEDASSFRRLFKKKTGLTPTEYRNRFSRRL